GCGCCGTTGGTGTACCACCGCCATTGATTTGGTGACACATGGTACATTTCATCTGCGCACGTTCATCATTATGCGGGTTGCGTGCAGTCGCTGAAATAGCCGGGCCTTGTTGCATTTGACGCTTGGTCAAAGCCACAACTTGCGCCATTGGTTTACCGCCGCCATTGATTTGGTGACACATGGTACATTTCATCTGATCACGTTCATCACCATGCGGGCTGCGCGCTGTTGCTGAAATAGCTGGACCTTGCTGCATTTGACGCTTGGTTAGGGCAACAACTTGCGCCGTTGGCTTACCACCGCCATTGATTTGGTGACACATGGTACATTTCATCTGCGCACGTTCATCATTATGCGGGTTGCGTGCAGTGGCTGAAATGGCTGGGCCTTGTTGCATTTGACGTTTGGTCAAAGCCACAGTTTGCCCCATGGCCTGCCCGCCCCCTGTGATCTGGTGACAGGTTTGACAATCCATCTGCTCACGACCATCGGTATGAGGTGGCTTGGCACTGGCAGGAATAGGTGGCGCGCCTGTTGGCTGCGTCATCGCAACCCCCTGCATCATCACCTGTTGCATCATGGGCTTACCCATTTTTGTCGGTAATGTTTTGATCTGTTCAACCAAGAAAGTGCGTACCTGATTACTTGGTACGGCAAAACCGATCCCGGCAAAAGAGCCTGTTGGTGTGTAAATCGCTGTGTTAATGCCAACCACTTTTGCGTCCGCACCAATTAAGGGACCACCGGAGTTACCTTGGTTAATCGCCGCATCTGTTTGTAACAGGTTGGCATGGGTAATATTTTCAATGGTGAGTGATTTACGCTTTGCAGAAATAATCCCGCGACTTACCGTCTGGCTTAAGCCAAAGGGGCTGCCCACGGCAATCACTTCATCAGCGACTTTGGTTACGTCACTATTGGCAAGGATTGCTGCCGTTAATGGTTTCTTTGGCTCAATCTTTAAAAGGGCAAGGTCAAGGACTTCATCGAGCTTAATAACAGATGCAGGATAACGATCTACCAAATCACCCGTAAACACATTTACGGTCACAGAACCCGCATCGCGGATGATGTGATAGTTCGTTACAACGTAGCCGTCATTTCTTACGATAACGCCGGAACCGATATTTTCAAAGGAACGTCCAGAAAACGGGTTTGAAAAGATATTACCCACACTTGGACTAGGTTTATTTGTACCTGTTTTGGCTGCTGGCGCTTGACCGCGCACGGCTGAGATATTCACCACACTGTCATGAACGATATCGGCAACACTGGCAAAACCACCCTTCATCGGTTTGGTTTTCTTTTGCCCATTTTGCAAACCAATTGGCATAGCAATAGGCATGCCGGCCTGACCCATCGGCATGGCAGCCGGGATCATCGGGTTACCCATAGAAGGAACAGACACACCCAAACCCGGGGCTGCGCCACCTGGTGTGCGGGGGAACCAGTTAACCAGTTTGGCTTTTGGCTGACCCGGTTGCGCAAAATCACGCGCCATCGGGGCAGCAGGTTCTTTACCCAAAGCCATGGCAGCTGTTTCTGCACCAATGCCTTCTTTATAATAATTCGTATACCAGAAAGCACCGATCAGAATAAGAACTGCAACCAATCCCGCAAACAAAATAAATTTGCGAATTTCAAGGCTACAATGTCCTGGAACGTTGTCTTCCAGTTCGTCTTCTAAAGACAATAATGTTTCTTGATCTTCCACGTGAATTATCCTTCACCGTCTAGCAGGTCTTCGTCTTTGATTGATTGATCATCACGCACCTTTGATAGGCCCGCAGCAACCGCTACAATCCCCAAAGTCACGAGGATGATCGGCATAAGACCGCGCATCAATTCGGTAACGGACCACCACCAGGCAGCCATTCCCCAAAGACCCAATGAAATGGCAACCAAGCCAAAAATCACAACAGGCATAAACTTCGTCCTCTCAATTTGTCACCCACTATAGACAGGTAACACACTCACAAAATGCGCAGTGGCAATTTGTGATAAAAACTTAATTCTGCTCAAACACTTTTTCAATGTCATCACAGATGTCTTCACTAATTTGTTCGTCCGTGCCATCACCGCGCAAGACCCATAAGCTATAGGTCACAACGGCAAAATTCGCTACACCGATTAGCACAAACGGTGCATGTGGTCCAATATGGTCAAACAGAAAACCGCCGATCTGTACAAAAACCACAATGCCGATCCCGCCCACAACATTAAACATGCCGAGCATGGAGCCGCGAATATCCTTTGGTGTCAGATCGATAGTGAGAACTTGCGGCGCCACGAGGCAGCCAGCTTGTCCTAAAGCAGCCAAAACCAGAAACGGGACAATTTCCCAATCAAATGGGTTTACAATAAAGCCAAGCCCGACGAATCCTGTACCTGAGAGCGCCATGCCCAGTGCCAGTGTTTTTACACGGCCCATGACCTCAATGGCGCGCCCCCATGCAGGTAAGGAGACCAGAACCACAATCCCAACCAAACCGATTAGGGAGCCTGCTTCAGCAGCGGCCACTTCTTGTTCAACCTTGATCAGGTCGGCAAAATAGATGAACCACATCATCAAGAACAGGCCAATAAAGACCATGTCTGCACGGGCGAAAAATGCACTTGCGAAACTGAGACGCAAACGGTCATCTTTTTTCAAAAGCTCTTTGATACGTGCCCACGGGAATTCTTTTTTCTCAAGCTTGGGCGCAATATCAACAAGGCAGCGGTGTGAGACATACGCACCGATCAGACCAACCCCTGCGGTCAACACCATGACCACAATATAGCCTGTATATTTTGGCATCTGCATCAAGATGGCATAAACCAGCGTGCCGCCCAAGGCCATCATAAAGGCCATATTCGCCATGAAACGCGGACGGCTATCAAAATCTGTTGAATCCCCTGCCAAGGCAGAGATTTGCGGCCAGACAGCACCTGTGCCCAAGGACATGATGATACGCATCACATAATAAAAGGCCAGACCACCAATACCGAAGAAAGCGCCAAGCTCAAGGCTCAGAGGGGCAAGCAGTGCGCCAAAGGCGGCAACTAAAAAGCCGATAGTCGCAATGGGTACGCGCCCAAAACGATCTGAGAGATAACCAAGATAGAAGATTAAGGCGAGATCAAGAACTTCTGTCACAACCTGCACGCTGGCATTTACCGCGCCGGCAGATTCAAAAGAGATATCCAGAACATTGCGCAAGAACAACGGCTGTACGGCAATCGCCAATGTCATAAAGACCATGCTGATTGCGGCAAGAAAATATAGTGCGTTGCGATGCTCTCGTTCGAAAGACTGATCTGACATATTAATCTTCAACTATATTCATTTCACAGCGTGACAATAATTTCTTCAACATACGGTTTTGTACATCTCGGTTATTATTAGTGCCTTCGATTCGTTCTTTTTGCATTAAAAAGTCGCTTCAGCCGGAAGGATCAGCTGAAACGACTTCAGTATCTAGGACAGTCCTACATCATTCAAATTCTAGCGAATTAGATTTTTGTAGATACGCCGTAAATAAATGGAAGCTTCCAAGCGCGGTTCAACATCACGGAAACAAAACCAATGAGGGAGAACATCACAACAGCCATAGCAGAAACACTGAAGAACCATTTACCAAGACCCGGCAAATGCAGTGCAAATACAGCCAACACACCCCAAACCCAAATGATCAGGCCTTGTTTTGCGTGAAAATATACATACTCGTCGTCTTTGTTGCTAAACAGCGGCACAAAGCAGAGAATCCCGAGGTAGCTCATCGCCGCCAAAATGCGCGACTTCATTCCACCATTACTTTGAACTGTCGACATAACCATATTACTTGGTTCCTTAAAAAAATACTTTTACTTCCGACTGGCTGAAATACAGCCAGCCCCCATACTCAGCCTACCCTTAGCTGAGAGCTTCTTGAATTTCCAGATCGGTCTCAGACTGATCAATCTGTGATTTCTTCTTGCGAAGGTAGCCATAAACAGCCAACGCACCAACCGCGCCAACCGCAACCGGACCCCAGAAGCTGAGACCCAGACCAAGGCTTTTTGCCCCAATCAAAGAGCCCGTTGCCGCAGAGGATGAACCCGCCGCAGCTTTACCAGCCGTTGCAGCTGCTGCCTTACCCGTTGCCGCAGTTGAGGCCGCAGCCTTACCTGTTGCACCCGCAGCCGTTTTTGCGGTTGCAGTCGCAGCACCTTTTGTAACGGTTGCGCCTGCAGCTTTGCCCGTTGCCATGGTTTTACCAGCACCGGCAGCCTTGGCACCAGCGGCTTTACCGCCCATACCTTTAGCACCAGCTTTGGCACCGGCATTACGCATTGCTTCGCGTTCCATTTCGCCGCCCATTGCTTTGGCAGCCGTACCTTTTGCAGCACCTGCTTTAGCACCAGCAGCTTTGCCGCCCATACCCTTGGCACCAGCTTTAGCACCTGCATTGCGCATGCCTTCGCGTTCCATTTCACCGCGCATGGCTTGTGCAGCACCACCTTTAGCCATACCGGCTTTGGCTGTACCACCCTTACCACCAGCAGCTACGCAAGCTGCACCGTTATTCATTGCTACCATCTCTCAGATCCTTCTCGCTTAGGCCGGAGCTACATTACCACTTGGCGCAGGTGGATTGATCAGCGCTTCGCACTCATCCACATCGCCATCACATTCTTCTTCCGCAGCTTTATTACGCTGATAGAGGTAATAACCGCCTGTTGCAGCCGCAGCTGTCAACAAAACCGGACCCAGCGCACCAAGACCAAGACCAAGACCGAGGCTCAAGCCTGTACCTGTCCAGATCGTGCCGCTTGCTGCTGTACCAGCCGCGGCTGTTGCACCAGCTGCTGCGGCGGCTTTACCTGCCGCTGCTTTACCAGCTGTTGCCGCTGCTGCTTTTGTTGCAACAGCTTTACCTGTTGTTGCTACTGCTGTTTTTGCCGCAACCGTCTTGCCTGCTGTTGCTGCAACAGTTTTACCTGTGCCACCCAACATAATTGTTACGTTTGGCGCTTGTGCTGCTGCACCTGCACCTTTGGAGATCACACCGGCTGAACCGATCGTCGTCTTACCAATAACAACGCCTTTTTCAGCCGCTGCTGTTGCTGCAACACCAGCACCTGCTTTTGCACCAGCGCCTTTAAGCGGGTGAAGCACGAGCATTTTATTTGCAATGTTATTACCCATGATTGGCGCTTTACCAACCACGAAAGCTTTACCTTGGAATGCCTGCAATTGCGCTGCTGCTTTTGCATTTGTCAGCTTAACAGCAACCGTACCCTTTGTGGCGGCTGCCGCACCAGCGGCTGCTTTTGCACCAGCTGCGGGGTGAAGTGCCAGGTAGTTCATACCAGCTTTACCCAAAACAGGAGATTTACCAAAAGTGAATGTCTTACCAACCAGCGAAGGCAACTGTTGACCAGCGCCCGTAACTTTTAACATCACCACATCTTTACCAGCGCTTGCCCCAACTGGCTGAAGAAGAAGTTGATTATTGACCATGGCGCCAGCGCCACCCGCTTTTGTCACTGAGCCGACTTTAAACGTCTTGCCGACAAGTGCAGGAACAGATCTCGCCTGCTCCGCTTTAAGTAATAACATTCAAGGTACCCCCTAATTAGGTTTTAATTTCTTTAAACATACATAAGCATTCACTTTTAAGCAAGATTAAAAACGCTCAAAAAGCCAGTTGCAAGTCGTTATTAACACTGAGGTTTTCCCCAGTTTTTCTGCGGTTTTCAGGGGGGGGGCTACCCATAATAAAAATATGGATAATTATCTTTTTCGATAATAATTCTTACTAACCAAGCGTTGAGAGAATTTTTTGCTTCTTTTTGTCCAAAAACTCGCGAATCTCATTATCACCCATGGATTTATCTTCATGTTCGAGATTCTCAAAATGCTCAACGATAGCATTAAATTCTTCACTGACCTTCGCGCTCACATCGCCGCGGATGTCCTCAATCGCCTTTTCATACTCCTGATTAAAGCGCTCGCTTAGGCGTTGTTTTTCTTGTGCAGACCAGTTGAAAACGTCAGCCAGAGCCTTTTTCTTTTCCTGCTCAACCGCTTCTTTCAACTCTTGCGTTTTTTTCTGGCGATAGGCCGCCATATCATTTTCCATTTGGCGGACCTGTTTGAGCATGGCTTGCTCTTCATCCGTCAAATATTGATAGTTCTTTTCTTGTGCCTGATGGGCCAATTGCTGGGCGCGTTGTGACTGTTGTAACAGCTTACATTTCTTCTTTTTCTTTTTTCGACGCACGATAATATTTTGCTTTTCATCCACCGCCTGTATCAAAACGGCGGTGCCCAAAAAAGTCCAAAATGCATATGTTGCAGAAAGCATTTACCTTACCTCGTCAATGCGTGTTTGCAGTTCAACCCAAGCCATCCAGCTATCCTCGTTATCACGAAACTCTTCAAGACCAAGTGTGACTGTCCCGTCTTCAATATTGCGCAGATCAGCACGCACCACATGGAAGGACAGATCAAGTCTCGGACACGAGATTTCAACTATTGTATCCGCATTAAAATTATTCGCATCAAAAATCACCTGATTTAGGGAGATATTTTTCACCTCTGCCAGATGTGAATGCCCACTTGCATCATCCCACGCCACAACCATCGCGCCTGTTGGCACCTCGCTAAAGCCAAAGATCTTCTTTTTCTTTTTTACGGGTTGAGGGGGAACCAAGACTTCTTCCGGAATAGGCGCTTCTTCAATAACAGGGGGTATTTCCTCTACTGGTTCATCCTCCATTACCTCTTCAATCTCCACATCCGCCTCAGGCAAAACCTCCAATTGGGGTGTCTCCTCTTCAATGAGCTCTTCTTCATCCTCTTCAAAAGGCTGCTTTGAAATCTCGCGCTGTACGCCATAGCCCAATGCAGCAAAACAAAGCAGCAGGACCAAAAAGGCCATAACGAGCCCGCCATAGCCCGAAGCCTCACTTTGCATAAAGGTGATTTTTTCAATCACTTCGATCGAAGATTGCTCTATTAGAACCATATGATTCATGCTGGATACCCACAGCTCATTGACAAAACGCCACACATTACCCTGCCTACCCTCCAATTGCCAGACTTGACTTAAAGCGACGAGGCTGCCTAAAATAACACTCATATGAAGGTAGTTATAACCTATTGAGGTAAAAGTGTTTATCGAATTAACGCCAGAGTACATGCTCGGCATCGAAGCCATTGACGAACAACATCTCAAAATTTGTGAATGGATAAACACGCTACACGATCATAGTCAGAAAGACCTCAATCCTAACAAAATTACAGAGACGCTGAATAATCTGGCTGAATATACTCAAAAGCATTTTTCCTATGAAGAAAAAATCATGTTTAAGTATAAGCTGCCCGGTCTTGCCGAACATATTAAACAGCATCGTGAGTTCTTCATCATTCTAGAAGCCATGATGGATGAGTATCTTATGCTTGAAGAAGAAGAGGCCAAACCCTTTACAAATCGCCTATTGAACTTCTTACAAGAGTGGCTTTTGGACCATATCATGAAAGAAGATATGAAAATTCGCGATGTCATGACGGATTAACGTCTGATTTCCCGCCTTTATAATTGCAAAAAACAGTTTTATTTCATAAAGTCCTATTCAGAAATGAAATAGGGCCGAAGCCTTATGATGTGCTTCGTTCATTCTTTTAGGGTAAGATTCGAAATGATTAAAGAGCTACTACAGGGCAAAGCCTTTCAACTCGGTGTCCTCATTCCTTCCATTGCATGGCTGGTAATCTGGACCTCATACATTTCGATTTATATGGGTTGGGGAAACTTCTTCTATCTGCTGCCCCATGAAGTTGCGGGCGTTTTACTGGCCTTTATCTTCCCTGTCTTTTTACTGTTTGTTTCTTTTGTCGGACTTTCTTTTTATGGAACGGTCGCCGGACATAACGCGCAAATCCTTGAAAAGATCGAAGCCCAAGAGAAAAAACAGTCTGAAGAAATCCATAGCCTGCTCAGCAAACAAAATGCCGATACGGAAATGCTTTCTGCGGTTACTGAACTGCTTGGCAAAATTTCAAAGTCCAGTGCCGCCAATCAACAGGCCCTTGTTGAAAATGGCGAAATGCACCGTGCTTTTGCCTCTGCCCTGAACAACCATCATGCTGATCTTGGCTCCATTGAACATAAGCTCTCCATGCTGGTCCAGATGGAAACAGAACGTGAGGAGCGCACCAAACGTCTGGATGAAGAAGCGGCAAACGACCCGCTTAAAGCAATTTCACAACAAACATCCTTGCTTGGCATGTTTGATATCATCGTGAATGACACCAGTGTTTCTGCAACCCGTTTGCTGGTGAACCTGTTGGAAGCCAACGGTCATCCAAAAACAGAAGCCCTGCAACTGGTGCAAGGTTTGATGAGTGCCTATTCTGTTGGTGAGAAAAACGTCTTCTTAACCGTGCTGTCCCAACAGCTCACCGCCTCACCTAAAGGAACTAAGCCACTGGCAGAGCTTGGGGCAAAATCCGATGTGCTTCGCGGTGATATTGCCAAAGTGATGAAAGCATCGAAAGATATTGAAACAGCACTTGAGCGTTGTAAGGAAGAAGACCTTGGTAAAATGGTCTTTGATAACAAGCCGCTTAAAACACTGGCTGCGCAACTGGGCAAAGACTTCTTTGAAGATGGTTCTGCTAAAGAACAAGTTCGCCCTAAGACAGCAAGCCCTTTTAAGGCGTAATTCTTATAGCCCATCATCGATTCTGGTCTCTCGCCAGAATGACGAGACACAAATGTCATGCTGGCGAAAGGCCCGCATCCATCAGCCGTTGCTTGGCGCTGTCTTGGTAAAGATCATGGCTGGCAGGCGTTTGACCAGCAACAGCCCTAAAATAATCGCACAAACCTCTTCAACGCCTTCTGGCAGAACGTGAGCACTTGCGGCAAGCTCAGACTGAATATCAATAGCCCAAAGGCTCACCAGCTGGTTTACCACAAAACCGGCAGCAAGGCTTGAGATACAGACACCTGCCAGATAGGTCCACATGGTGCGTGTGCCCATTTCATTTTTCACAACCGCAATGGTCGCCATATTGGTTGCCGGACCTGCGAGCAAGAAAACCATCACCGCACCGGGTGATACACCTGCGATCAAAAAGCTTGCCGCCAAGGGTGTGGAGGCCGTCGCGCAGATATACATGGGAATGCCAATGACCAGCATGACCAACATAGCCAAGGGACCACTGCCCCACTCCACCAGCGCCTGTTCTGGCACATAGGTCGTTACAACGCCCGCAACCAGTAGGCCAACGCCCAGCCAAAGGGCAATATCATCCAGAATATCGCTTAAGGCATAAGAAACACCATCCAGTGTTTTGCGAAAGGCATTGGGCTTTTTCACCTCAACAGCCGGTTTAGAATTACCGCAACAGCTAGTCTTACAGCAGGAGCTCGCCTGAGCAGGTTGAGCTTTATTATCTTCTTCAGGCAGAAAAATTGCCAACACACCGGTAAAGACCGCACTGCTCACCGCTGCAATGGGGCGCACAATCGCCATAAAGGGGCCAA
The sequence above is a segment of the Candidatus Terasakiella magnetica genome. Coding sequences within it:
- a CDS encoding bacteriohemerythrin, which gives rise to MFIELTPEYMLGIEAIDEQHLKICEWINTLHDHSQKDLNPNKITETLNNLAEYTQKHFSYEEKIMFKYKLPGLAEHIKQHREFFIILEAMMDEYLMLEEEEAKPFTNRLLNFLQEWLLDHIMKEDMKIRDVMTD
- a CDS encoding SO_0444 family Cu/Zn efflux transporter, producing the protein MELLTNTLHLFLEAAPWLLFGLVMAGVIKAWMSEKAVQKYIGGKGIGSIFGAALFGAPLPLCSCGVLPAAVGMRRAGGSRPATLSFLISTPETGVDSVAVSYALLGPFMAIVRPIAAVSSAVFTGVLAIFLPEEDNKAQPAQASSCCKTSCCGNSKPAVEVKKPNAFRKTLDGVSYALSDILDDIALWLGVGLLVAGVVTTYVPEQALVEWGSGPLAMLVMLVIGIPMYICATASTPLAASFLIAGVSPGAVMVFLLAGPATNMATIAVVKNEMGTRTMWTYLAGVCISSLAAGFVVNQLVSLWAIDIQSELAASAHVLPEGVEEVCAIILGLLLVKRLPAMIFTKTAPSNG
- the mamI gene encoding magnetosome protein MamI; the protein is MPVVIFGLVAISLGLWGMAAWWWSVTELMRGLMPIILVTLGIVAVAAGLSKVRDDQSIKDEDLLDGEG
- the mamH gene encoding magnetosome biogenesis transporter MamH produces the protein MSDQSFEREHRNALYFLAAISMVFMTLAIAVQPLFLRNVLDISFESAGAVNASVQVVTEVLDLALIFYLGYLSDRFGRVPIATIGFLVAAFGALLAPLSLELGAFFGIGGLAFYYVMRIIMSLGTGAVWPQISALAGDSTDFDSRPRFMANMAFMMALGGTLVYAILMQMPKYTGYIVVMVLTAGVGLIGAYVSHRCLVDIAPKLEKKEFPWARIKELLKKDDRLRLSFASAFFARADMVFIGLFLMMWFIYFADLIKVEQEVAAAEAGSLIGLVGIVVLVSLPAWGRAIEVMGRVKTLALGMALSGTGFVGLGFIVNPFDWEIVPFLVLAALGQAGCLVAPQVLTIDLTPKDIRGSMLGMFNVVGGIGIVVFVQIGGFLFDHIGPHAPFVLIGVANFAVVTYSLWVLRGDGTDEQISEDICDDIEKVFEQN
- a CDS encoding cell wall protein TIR3 precursor — protein: MVAMNNGAACVAAGGKGGTAKAGMAKGGAAQAMRGEMEREGMRNAGAKAGAKGMGGKAAGAKAGAAKGTAAKAMGGEMEREAMRNAGAKAGAKGMGGKAAGAKAAGAGKTMATGKAAGATVTKGAATATAKTAAGATGKAAASTAATGKAAAATAGKAAAGSSSAATGSLIGAKSLGLGLSFWGPVAVGAVGALAVYGYLRKKKSQIDQSETDLEIQEALS
- the mamD gene encoding magnetosome protein MamD, with product MLLLKAEQARSVPALVGKTFKVGSVTKAGGAGAMVNNQLLLQPVGASAGKDVVMLKVTGAGQQLPSLVGKTFTFGKSPVLGKAGMNYLALHPAAGAKAAAGAAAATKGTVAVKLTNAKAAAQLQAFQGKAFVVGKAPIMGNNIANKMLVLHPLKGAGAKAGAGVAATAAAEKGVVIGKTTIGSAGVISKGAGAAAQAPNVTIMLGGTGKTVAATAGKTVAAKTAVATTGKAVATKAAAATAGKAAAGKAAAAAGATAAAGTAASGTIWTGTGLSLGLGLGLGALGPVLLTAAAATGGYYLYQRNKAAEEECDGDVDECEALINPPAPSGNVAPA
- a CDS encoding magnetochrome domain-containing protein; its protein translation is MEDQETLLSLEDELEDNVPGHCSLEIRKFILFAGLVAVLILIGAFWYTNYYKEGIGAETAAMALGKEPAAPMARDFAQPGQPKAKLVNWFPRTPGGAAPGLGVSVPSMGNPMIPAAMPMGQAGMPIAMPIGLQNGQKKTKPMKGGFASVADIVHDSVVNISAVRGQAPAAKTGTNKPSPSVGNIFSNPFSGRSFENIGSGVIVRNDGYVVTNYHIIRDAGSVTVNVFTGDLVDRYPASVIKLDEVLDLALLKIEPKKPLTAAILANSDVTKVADEVIAVGSPFGLSQTVSRGIISAKRKSLTIENITHANLLQTDAAINQGNSGGPLIGADAKVVGINTAIYTPTGSFAGIGFAVPSNQVRTFLVEQIKTLPTKMGKPMMQQVMMQGVAMTQPTGAPPIPASAKPPHTDGREQMDCQTCHQITGGGQAMGQTVALTKRQMQQGPAISATARNPHNDERAQMKCTMCHQINGGGKPTAQVVALTKRQMQQGPAISATARSPHGDERDQMKCTMCHQINGGGKPMAQVVALTKRQMQQGPAISATARNPHNDERAQMKCTMCHQINGGGTPTAQVVAMPQQNGAPPIPATAKPPHRDGRETMNCTTCHQIIGATPAAFNYQFAGPSKNFGLNVAAQVGGLTKQDNRATLPARDFFIQGASVLPIDSPLVQHTGTSPGRGVFVNKVIPQSPAHAAGVKINDIILRVDGRRVNSPLEMSQALDKIIVGDPVRMTLMRNGRRSDVELVKVKTMVAPRPQTNVQKKPNTPTLRKKAQANVKAPVPNEFNWRGIEVENFRRPTPVEAPQGKQPGGAIVGDITRGSPAERAGVMRNDVILEVNARSAKNAKKFDKAIKKARKENMIVLRIDRAGKEVFLVLR